Proteins encoded in a region of the Venenivibrio stagnispumantis genome:
- a CDS encoding FAD-binding oxidoreductase, whose protein sequence is MFKAIQTERIPVPDNVKKELKRILGDGRVLDDEVDKMLYSYDATRIKMPPDVVVLPQTEEEVQKIVKICYEEGIPITPRGAGSGYTGGSIPVKGGVLISFEMMDKILEIDEDNAIARVQPGVITYRLQQAVEKKGLFYPPDPASYKFCTIGGNIAENAGGPRCVKYGVTREYIMELNTVIHTGDIIHTGRPTLKDVAGYDLTRLLIGSEGTLGIFTEATLKLIPKPKAKKTVKAIYMDIASVGQTVKDIFKAGISPSALEFMDKLAINAVEDFGHYGLPRDAEVILLVEVDGNPKAIEDEILEVARICEKNGAKVEIAKTNQEAEKLWEARRALSPAVAKLNRTKINEDIVFPRSYLPEALPRLREIGKKYNLKMVNFGHIGDGNVHANFMINGLDPDEVARAEKAVEEVFELALGYGGSITGEHGVGITKAPFMRKQFSPVEMDIMRKIKRVFDPKDLINPGKMDLD, encoded by the coding sequence ACAGACCGAAAGAATACCTGTTCCGGATAATGTAAAAAAAGAGTTAAAAAGAATACTCGGGGATGGTAGGGTTTTAGATGATGAAGTAGATAAAATGCTTTATTCTTATGATGCTACAAGGATAAAAATGCCACCTGATGTAGTAGTTTTACCACAAACAGAGGAAGAAGTTCAAAAAATAGTTAAAATATGTTATGAAGAAGGAATACCTATAACACCAAGAGGAGCCGGTTCAGGATATACAGGTGGTTCTATTCCTGTAAAAGGTGGTGTGCTTATATCTTTTGAGATGATGGATAAAATATTGGAAATAGATGAAGATAATGCTATTGCAAGGGTTCAACCGGGAGTAATAACTTATAGATTACAACAAGCAGTTGAGAAAAAAGGTTTATTTTATCCACCAGACCCTGCAAGTTATAAATTTTGCACCATAGGTGGGAATATTGCAGAAAATGCCGGTGGCCCAAGATGTGTAAAATATGGAGTAACAAGGGAATATATAATGGAATTAAATACAGTTATTCATACCGGTGATATAATCCATACAGGAAGACCTACATTAAAAGATGTTGCCGGATATGATTTAACCAGATTATTAATCGGAAGCGAAGGAACACTTGGTATATTTACAGAAGCAACCTTAAAATTAATACCAAAACCAAAAGCCAAAAAAACAGTTAAAGCAATATATATGGATATAGCTTCTGTAGGACAGACGGTTAAAGATATATTTAAAGCCGGAATATCCCCTTCAGCCCTTGAATTTATGGATAAACTTGCAATTAATGCAGTTGAAGATTTTGGACATTATGGATTGCCAAGAGATGCAGAAGTTATATTATTAGTAGAAGTAGATGGAAATCCAAAAGCAATAGAAGATGAGATATTAGAAGTTGCAAGAATATGTGAGAAAAATGGAGCAAAAGTAGAGATTGCAAAGACAAATCAGGAAGCAGAAAAACTCTGGGAAGCAAGAAGAGCATTATCTCCGGCAGTAGCTAAATTAAACAGAACAAAAATAAATGAAGATATTGTTTTCCCAAGAAGCTATCTACCGGAAGCCCTTCCAAGACTTAGAGAGATAGGTAAAAAATACAATCTGAAAATGGTTAATTTCGGACATATTGGAGATGGTAATGTTCATGCAAACTTTATGATAAATGGACTTGACCCAGATGAAGTTGCAAGGGCAGAAAAAGCAGTTGAAGAAGTGTTTGAACTTGCCCTTGGTTATGGTGGCTCTATAACAGGAGAACATGGAGTTGGTATAACAAAAGCTCCATTTATGAGAAAGCAGTTTTCACCGGTAGAGATGGATATAATGAGAAAGATAAAAAGAGTTTTTGACCCGAAAGATTTAATTAATCCGGGTAAAATGGATTTAGATTAA
- a CDS encoding polysaccharide deacetylase family protein, with the protein MIAYMYHNIDKPPKEAKLKTLYLKPSMFKRQLYILSKLGYKSISGKDNLLNIDLEKNYEKKIVLLTFDDGYKDFIQNAYPTIEEYGYKAIIFVVANEIGNFNRWDYKVLNVKKYLMDLEDLRFLIKKGFIIGSHTLNHPFLTKISKEEAKKEIDYSKKLLEDKLGVAIETFCYPYGDYNQDIAKMVEEAGYKYAFTTKDGKIKDSEDRFQLKRINIFGNTYLPKFILKTVRSE; encoded by the coding sequence ATGATTGCTTATATGTATCATAATATTGATAAACCACCAAAAGAAGCAAAATTAAAAACATTATATTTAAAACCTTCTATGTTTAAAAGACAGCTGTATATACTCTCAAAACTCGGTTATAAATCAATATCCGGTAAAGATAACTTATTAAATATAGATTTAGAAAAAAATTATGAAAAAAAAATTGTCCTGCTTACATTTGATGATGGATATAAAGATTTTATACAAAATGCATATCCTACGATTGAAGAATACGGCTATAAAGCTATTATTTTTGTGGTAGCTAATGAAATAGGAAATTTCAACAGATGGGATTATAAAGTTTTAAATGTTAAAAAATATCTGATGGATTTGGAAGATTTGAGATTTTTGATAAAAAAAGGATTTATTATTGGTTCCCATACTTTAAACCATCCATTTTTAACGAAAATATCAAAAGAAGAAGCAAAAAAAGAGATAGATTACTCAAAAAAATTATTGGAAGATAAACTCGGTGTAGCTATAGAAACATTTTGTTATCCTTATGGTGATTATAATCAAGATATAGCAAAAATGGTAGAAGAAGCCGGATATAAATATGCTTTTACTACAAAAGATGGAAAGATAAAAGATAGTGAAGATAGATTTCAGCTAAAAAGGATAAATATTTTCGGAAATACATATTTGCCAAAATTTATATTAAAAACGGTGAG
- the rpmB gene encoding 50S ribosomal protein L28 gives MAVCYVCGKKTVFGNTVAHSATTERRTWKPNLRRVKVVLENGTAKRVYVCSKCLKAGKVKKVI, from the coding sequence ATGGCAGTTTGTTATGTATGTGGTAAAAAAACAGTATTTGGAAATACAGTTGCACACTCTGCAACAACAGAAAGAAGAACTTGGAAACCAAATCTAAGAAGAGTTAAAGTTGTTTTAGAAAATGGAACAGCTAAAAGAGTTTATGTTTGCAGTAAATGTTTAAAAGCAGGTAAAGTTAAAAAAGTTATCTAA
- the hemC gene encoding hydroxymethylbilane synthase, translated as MKIRIGTRKSQLALWQANYIAERLRELGAEVEIIKITTQGDKILDVPLAKIGGKGLFVKEIEEAILEDKIDIAVHSLKDVPTTLPEGLDIVAIPEREDPRDAFLSVKYQNLSYMKPSDIVGTSSLRRKSQIKILRDDLEIRDLRGNVDTRIKKLQEGLYDGIILAFAGIKRLGLQEKVKYIFSPQEMIPAVAQGFLGIEARKDYKKINGILQKINHQESYIRASAERAFLKHLEGGCQVPLGAYCEIKDNKISITGFISDLEGKRYFKEQIEEDFKNSVNQAVEIGINLAEKLLNLGGKQILEEIYKGS; from the coding sequence ATGAAAATTAGAATTGGGACAAGAAAAAGTCAGTTAGCTTTATGGCAGGCAAATTATATTGCAGAGAGATTAAGAGAGCTTGGTGCAGAAGTTGAAATTATTAAGATAACAACTCAGGGAGATAAAATTTTAGATGTTCCCCTTGCAAAAATAGGTGGTAAAGGATTATTTGTTAAAGAGATAGAAGAAGCAATCCTTGAAGATAAAATAGATATAGCAGTTCATTCTTTAAAAGATGTTCCTACAACACTTCCAGAGGGGCTTGATATTGTAGCTATACCGGAAAGAGAAGACCCAAGAGATGCTTTTCTCTCTGTAAAATATCAAAATTTAAGCTATATGAAACCTTCTGATATAGTTGGAACAAGCAGTTTAAGAAGAAAATCACAAATAAAAATTTTAAGAGATGATTTAGAAATTAGAGATTTGAGAGGAAATGTAGATACAAGAATAAAAAAATTACAAGAAGGTTTATATGATGGAATAATTCTTGCTTTTGCAGGTATAAAAAGACTTGGATTACAAGAAAAAGTAAAATATATATTTTCTCCACAAGAGATGATACCGGCTGTTGCACAAGGATTTTTGGGTATAGAAGCAAGAAAAGATTATAAAAAGATAAATGGTATTCTTCAAAAAATAAATCACCAAGAAAGCTATATTAGAGCATCAGCAGAAAGGGCTTTTTTAAAGCATCTTGAAGGTGGTTGTCAAGTTCCACTTGGAGCTTATTGCGAAATAAAAGATAATAAAATATCTATCACCGGATTTATATCAGATTTAGAAGGAAAAAGATACTTTAAAGAACAGATTGAAGAAGATTTTAAAAACTCTGTAAATCAAGCAGTAGAAATTGGTATTAATCTTGCAGAAAAATTACTAAATCTTGGTGGTAAGCAGATATTGGAAGAGATATATAAAGGTAGCTAA
- a CDS encoding ArnT family glycosyltransferase, producing MNKYLKYTLIFHLSFLIIRILYVIYRDIDLSTEEAQYWLWSKHLDLSYYSKPPVIAYLNFISTSILSDTEIAVRINAIIIGFLLAIITFFFTKYLFKDEKLAFFSSLFIYFIPAYDIASIIFLTDTPLALFWGLTTYFFYKAFNENKKRDWILTGIFAGLGFLSKYSMVLFLPGALIFIFIFKREIFKEKWFYISLFIAFLFTLPVIYWNIANDFVTFKHVGKLAGVEEKSFSLKHVGDYILGQIGINSVFLFPFFIFAIFKALKNWKNPTNFYLVINPLIIFFLFLIISLKKNVEPNWPAFGYYSLYILTASYIYNNIKQKLYYFLPLFLSGLSILILFYTPILDYIPPLNKLLPPEKDPTKRLVGWEKLGENIKNISKNKEKYFIFSDSYHISSELAFYTKDWKNVYCIRVDRRMNQFDLWEGISKYENKGYYGIYVADHPITDKVKNAFEDIEYSYIYSVKYRGKFVKDYYIYILKNFKHLEEDPITSY from the coding sequence ATGAATAAATATTTAAAATATACTTTAATTTTCCATCTATCTTTTTTAATAATCCGGATATTATATGTAATATATAGGGATATTGATTTATCAACAGAAGAAGCTCAATACTGGCTTTGGTCAAAACATCTTGATTTATCTTATTACTCAAAACCACCGGTTATAGCATATCTAAATTTTATATCCACATCTATTTTATCAGATACAGAGATAGCAGTTAGAATAAACGCAATTATAATAGGTTTTCTTTTAGCTATAATTACCTTTTTTTTTACGAAATATCTTTTTAAAGATGAAAAATTAGCTTTTTTCAGTTCTTTATTCATATACTTTATACCGGCTTACGATATAGCTTCTATTATATTTTTAACAGATACACCACTGGCTTTATTTTGGGGATTAACTACATACTTTTTTTATAAAGCTTTTAATGAAAATAAAAAAAGAGATTGGATATTAACCGGTATCTTTGCAGGACTGGGATTTTTATCTAAATATTCTATGGTTTTATTTTTACCGGGAGCTTTGATATTTATATTTATTTTTAAAAGAGAGATTTTTAAAGAAAAATGGTTTTATATATCTTTATTTATTGCATTCTTATTTACATTACCGGTAATATACTGGAATATAGCCAATGATTTTGTTACATTTAAACATGTAGGAAAACTTGCAGGAGTAGAAGAAAAAAGTTTTAGCTTAAAACATGTAGGAGATTATATCTTAGGACAGATAGGTATTAACTCTGTTTTTTTATTTCCTTTTTTTATTTTTGCCATATTTAAAGCATTAAAAAATTGGAAAAATCCTACGAATTTTTATCTTGTTATTAATCCTTTAATTATATTCTTTTTATTTTTGATTATATCTTTAAAAAAAAATGTAGAACCAAACTGGCCTGCTTTTGGATATTACTCTTTATATATTTTGACTGCTTCTTATATTTATAATAATATAAAGCAAAAATTATATTACTTTTTACCTTTATTTTTATCCGGATTGTCTATTTTGATATTATTTTATACTCCTATTTTAGATTATATTCCACCTCTTAATAAATTACTGCCACCGGAAAAAGACCCTACAAAAAGGCTTGTAGGCTGGGAAAAACTTGGAGAAAATATTAAAAACATATCTAAAAATAAAGAAAAATATTTCATTTTTTCAGATTCTTATCATATATCTTCTGAACTTGCTTTTTATACAAAAGATTGGAAAAATGTGTATTGCATTAGAGTTGATAGAAGAATGAACCAATTTGATTTATGGGAAGGTATATCCAAGTATGAAAATAAAGGGTATTATGGGATATATGTTGCAGACCATCCAATTACCGATAAAGTAAAAAATGCTTTTGAAGATATAGAATATTCTTATATTTATAGTGTAAAATATAGGGGCAAATTTGTAAAAGATTATTATATTTATATACTTAAAAATTTTAAACATCTGGAAGAAGACCCTATAACTTCTTATTGA